The following is a genomic window from Patescibacteria group bacterium.
GAGTTACGGAAAAGTCGTCCTGTCTCATAGTGAGGCGGTCTTTGTCATCTGACTTTTGTCCTGTGTTGATAAGCATCAGAATATCTTGCGCCTCTGCATCTTCCGGTCGAAGATAATGGCAGTCATTGGTTGCAACCAAAGGAATGCCGTGTTTTTTGGATAGCCCTATAATAATTTTGTTTGCCTTGGCTTGTTCTGGAATATTCGGGTGGTGCTGAATTTCTAAATAAAAATTTTCTTTGCCAAATGCTTTTTGATACTTTAGCGCTGTTTTTTCCGCCTCATCAATACGGTTGGATATTATGAGCCGGGGAATTTTTCCCTGCAAACAAGCGGAAAGAGCGATTAGCCCCTCGGTGTGCTGGAATAGTAATTCTTCATCAACTCTTGGTTTGTAATAAAAGCCCTCTAAATGGGCTTTGGTTACAAGTTTCACAAGATTGCGATAACCTGTTTCGTTTTTTACAAGCAGAACCAAATGATATCGCTTATTGTCAATGTTTGGTCTTTTTTGGGTCATGCCTTCAAAGGATGTATAAATCTCACTGCCAATTATTGGTTTGACTCCAGCTTTTTTCGCTTTTTTGTAAAACTCCACTGCGCCGTAAAGAACTCCGTGGTCTGTTATTGCAACGCTGTCCATACCATTTTCTTTCACGAAATTTAAAAGTTCCTCGATTTTTGGCAATCCATCGAGGAGTGAGTACTGTGTGTGGACATGAAGGTGTGTGAACTTTGGAATCATTTTTACTTATGCGACATGCGCAATCAAGCTTTTGCACTGGAGGTCTTGCGCTTCAATTTCCCCCTCAACTATTGTTCCGCTCAAGATAACCACTTCTTTAAATTTTGAATTTTTAAGGTCAAGATTTTTACCAATGCTCGTTCTTTCAAAATTTCCAAGACCTTCTGATATAATCTCTCCTGCCAACACTGACCCGCCGACTTTGGCGTCGCGGAGATAAACATCCCCCCTGATTGTGCCGGTCTTTGTGACTATGTTTTTTATAATGGACTTGCTTATGTCTAAGTTTCCTTCAATTTGTATTTTATTTAGTCCCAAAAAACCTTTGATGGACGATTCTTTCATATATATATTTTTCTTGAAGGTAGAAGCGACCATATTCAAAACCTCGCGTATTCTTATTTGATTGGCAAAAAATTCTCCATAAACCTCTGTCTTTGAAATATATAAAGTAGCGTAAATCAGGGCTTGTTCTAAATTAACATCTCCTTTAATAATACATTCATCTAAATGCAGGGCGCCTTGTATTGTTGAGCCCTTCAAATTTATGCCAGTGTTTATTTCTTTTCCAAAAAAAGAAAACTCCGGCAGAAGTTTATTTGAAAAATCTGCGGTTCGGTTTTCCCGTTCAGCGTTTCTTAACTCTTGAAATATCTCTTGTTGGGTGAGTCTATGCAGGAGTTGCTCCATGGGTCAGAATGTCACGATAACATATTAGTATATTGTATAAGATTTTTAAAATACAAGCAAAAAGGGAAAACTTTATGCTATTATAAAATAATGAAATTCAATTTAAAATTGGAAAATAAGCTGAAAAATAGGGGATTTAATTTTATTAAAAGTTTTCCACAATTGCGCTGTTGCTTTGTATTATTTTTTCAGTTGTTGTGTGGTATGATGTAATAATTAATCGAATTAATATTTTAATACTATGAAAAAAGAGAATCAAATTTCGCCAAAGATTATTTCTTTGAGTTTTGTTGTTTTTGTTTTGTTAGCAATAACGACTTTTTATATCTTTGCCTGGACCGAGCCAACCACTGCTCCTCCTGGAGGCAATGTTGCGGTTCCAATTAACACTGGAGGCGATAGTCAATATAAAACAGGAAAATTGGGAGCTTCTGCAAGTGGCGTTGACCCAAGCTATGGATTGACTATTGGTAGTTCTGGCATCAAGGCAACTGGCAACTCATATTTTGAAGGCGCATTAACAGTTACCACAGACATCACTGCTAATGACGACATTATTTTCAATGGAGAGTTGATGCCTGACGGCTCTACTTGCGCAAACAATCAGATATTACAGAAAATCGGCGCTGATAATTGGGATTGCGTTAATATGCCGAGCGGAGGTACGCTTTCCGGTTCTGGCACAGCGAACTATGTCTCTAAATGGACCGCTGGCACAACGCTCGGAAATTCACAGATTTTTGACAACGGCACTAATGTCGGCATCGGCACAACAGGACCAGATAATAAATTAGAAGTCCGCAATGGTGCGATAGAAATAGAATACGATAATCAAGATAGCAAGCTCCGCTTTCATGACCCTAACAATGTATGGTACTCAATGGGGATAGATGTGTCGGACGGTGGAAAATTTAAGATTAATTATGGTGGTAATATAGGAGATAATTCTCATATTACTATGATGACGAACGGCAACGTCGGCATCGGGACGACGGGACCGGGTGAGAAGTTACAAGTTGCTGGAGGCATGTTTTGGTTGACCGGACTTACAGAGAATACGGCAAATATAAATGGCTTGGGATTTTGGGGCGGTGACAATGGAGGTGGTAT
Proteins encoded in this region:
- a CDS encoding tail fiber domain-containing protein, which produces MKKENQISPKIISLSFVVFVLLAITTFYIFAWTEPTTAPPGGNVAVPINTGGDSQYKTGKLGASASGVDPSYGLTIGSSGIKATGNSYFEGALTVTTDITANDDIIFNGELMPDGSTCANNQILQKIGADNWDCVNMPSGGTLSGSGTANYVSKWTAGTTLGNSQIFDNGTNVGIGTTGPDNKLEVRNGAIEIEYDNQDSKLRFHDPNNVWYSMGIDVSDGGKFKINYGGNIGDNSHITMMTNGNVGIGTTGPGEKLQVAGGMFWLTGLTENTANINGLGFWGGDNGGGIYARGTTGAGSLNIFNTAGSIYLATTGNVGIGTTAPVQRLTVAGQIAINDNNTRIYEGGGNAVRIQTNSGYIDIGPQNTSYAHIYTDRTSGFYFNEELRAPAFYYSSDVTLKDNIKPLENSLERILQLQGVSFNWKSGREYSIGLIAQDVEKIFPELVSEVDGLKSIEYGKLVAPLIESIKEQQKEIEELRLEIEKLKK